The Thermovirga sp. DNA window GGACCCTATCCATCGGTACATGACCTCGAAGAGGTCCTCGGCGACCCCGGAACGTTCCAGGACGGTAGCCATCAGGACGAAAAGGGGAGCGGCTACCAGGGTCGTGGTCTGCATCATGGCGAAGGTCCTGGCCACTACGATGAATAAAGACTCGGGGCCCCAGAAAACGGTTGTGAAAACCGCTGCGAGCCCCCCGAGCACGAAGGCCACCGGGAGTCCCAGGGCCAGGAGGAAGAACATACCGCCAAAGAGAAGGATCGAAACAAACCCTATGTCCATGGGATCACCTCAGTTTTCGGCCCTGGCCCGGTCTTCGGCCGCCGTGACCAGCTCCCGCCCCGTGAAGACGAGATGGAGGTCCTTGATGGTCTTGGTCATCCCCTGCAGCAGCATCAGGAAGGCCGCCACCGGCAGGGTGAGCTTGATGGGCCACAGGGGGGGCCCCCAGACGCTTTCGGAGTATTCGCCTACCCTGAGGCTTGCATAGGCCCAGGGAATGCTCTTCCAAAGCAGGGTCCCCACGAAGGCGTAGAACATCGTCCAGGTGAACAGGTCCACGATGGCCTTAACCCTGGGCCTGAAGGACTGGTAAAAGACTTCGACGTTCACGAAAGCATCCTTGCCGAGGGCGTAAGCCCCTCCCAGTAGGAAATGGGCGCCGTAGAGCATGCAGGATGTTTCATGGGCCCAGATGGTGGGACGGTGGAAGGCGTAGCGCATCACCACCTCGAAGACCAGGATGAACATTATCGGATATACGAGGTAACCTACTATCCTGCCCACCCAATCATTCAGCTTGTTGACGCTATCGATAAACGAGATCAAGAACTTCAAACGCATCACCCCTTTGAATGCTCATTTCGGGGAAACATGATCCTGGTGAAATCCATGGGTCAGGCAAAATTATTTCAAATATTCGAGGGCCAGGGCGATGTAGAATTTCGTCGAATCGATGACGCTCGATATCTCGACGTACTCGTCGAGTTTGTGGTTCCTCGTCGAATCGCCGGGCCCGTAAATGACCAGCGGAAGATCGGGGTTGACCTCCCTGAAGGGGACCGCGTCGGTGCCGTAGGTGACCCCTTTTATGGCGGGCTCCCTGTTGAACACGCCCTTGTAGGATTCAACGGCGCTCTGGATAAAGGGATGGTCGAGTTCGGTGCTTATCGAGGTCAGGTTCAATTCGACCTTTATAGAAATATCGACCGTCTCGTCTTCCTTTTTGACTTCCGCGAGGATCCCCTCGATCTGGGCCAGGAGTTCGGAGTGAGGGTTCCCGGGGATGGTCCTGATATCCACAACGGCTTCGCAGCGGTCAGGGATGATATTGGTCAGTTCGCCGGCGTGCATTCCGGTCAAGTTCAAGGTCGGCGGGGTGAGCAGTTTGCTTTCGGTGACCATGAATCTGAATTTCTCCTGGAGCCTTTCCGTAAACTTGATCATATTCGCCAGGGCGTTCACGCCCTCCTCGGGCAGGCCCCCATGAGCTCTTTTGCCCTTGGAGATGAACCTGAGCCAGAGGGCACCCTTCT harbors:
- a CDS encoding TRAP transporter small permease subunit encodes the protein MKFLISFIDSVNKLNDWVGRIVGYLVYPIMFILVFEVVMRYAFHRPTIWAHETSCMLYGAHFLLGGAYALGKDAFVNVEVFYQSFRPRVKAIVDLFTWTMFYAFVGTLLWKSIPWAYASLRVGEYSESVWGPPLWPIKLTLPVAAFLMLLQGMTKTIKDLHLVFTGRELVTAAEDRARAEN
- a CDS encoding M20 family metallopeptidase yields the protein MSLTRNEEYQKCLEYLDEKEVIEFLSELIRVDSVNPPGNEKNAALLASKKLGECGIASEVMDVDRKELNRANLYAKMGDPSQGPTLLYSGHFDVVPAGDGWVHDPFGAEIEGDLMYGRGTSDMKAGDAAMIMAMCILKRAGVPLKGTLAFLGTAGEETGLVGARAFVEERGAENIDALAISEASVGDIYIAQKGALWLRFISKGKRAHGGLPEEGVNALANMIKFTERLQEKFRFMVTESKLLTPPTLNLTGMHAGELTNIIPDRCEAVVDIRTIPGNPHSELLAQIEGILAEVKKEDETVDISIKVELNLTSISTELDHPFIQSAVESYKGVFNREPAIKGVTYGTDAVPFREVNPDLPLVIYGPGDSTRNHKLDEYVEISSVIDSTKFYIALALEYLK
- a CDS encoding TRAP transporter large permease subunit; amino-acid sequence: MDIGFVSILLFGGMFFLLALGLPVAFVLGGLAAVFTTVFWGPESLFIVVARTFAMMQTTTLVAAPLFVLMATVLERSGVAEDLFEVMYRWIGSIKGGLAVGTVLACTIIAAMSGIASTGVVMMGVMALPAMLKRGYDKR